A portion of the Malania oleifera isolate guangnan ecotype guangnan chromosome 3, ASM2987363v1, whole genome shotgun sequence genome contains these proteins:
- the LOC131151644 gene encoding uncharacterized protein LOC131151644 — protein MEPSETDTVAIQNSLPNDIALKIASSLQASDLCALASCSRFWRELCASDCIWVSLCRQRWPCFHLRGESSAHTNADSSQTGPIMELKPNRKGWREIYIQVHNEMGRKAATVIKFVEQASSCKSLEVGVYLKVLEHCCLMQLEFEDVQMFLFKPNLSVLHNLVGLHYCITGLGMPAEFIVEALQRNGISERQVCVKWWKLGRWLHRFRLQDESFSRCLSLGDLAGAREEKVLRVLHRGAVHEVSRVQIISVANPTTTSSSHQIAQTHE, from the exons ATGGAACCATCTGAGACAGATACGGTTGCCATCCAGAACTCACTCCCCAATGATATTGCCCTCAAAATCGCGTCCTCTCTTCAg GCGTCGGATCTTTGTGCTTTGGCTAGCTGTTCTCGGTTCTGGAGAGAGCTCTGTGCGTCAGATTGCATATGGGTGTCTCTGTGCAGACAAAGATGGCCGTGCTTTCATTTGCGAGGAGAGTCTTCTGCTCATACTAACGCCGACAGCTCACAGACTGGCCCAATTATGGAGTTGAAGCCCAATCGAAAG GGGTGGAGGGAGATATATATCCAAGTTCACAATGAAATGGGGAGAAAAGCAGCTACTGTTATTAAGTTTGTTGAACAAGCTTCCTCCTGTAAGTCACTGGAGGTTGGGGTCTATCTGAAGGTCCTTGAGCACTGCTGCTTGATGCAGCTTGAATTTGAAGATGTCCAAATGTTCCTCTTTAAGCCAAACCTCAGTGTGCTGCATAATTTGGTGGGCTTACACTACTGCATTACTGGGCTTGGTATGCCG GCTGAGTTTATTGTCGAAGCATTGCAAAGGAACGGGATTTCGGAGCGGCAGGTGTGTGTCAAATGGTGGAAGCTTGGCAGGTGGCTTCATCGTTTCCGCCTGCAGGATGAATCTTTTTCTCGTTGCCTCTCTTTGGGGGATCTTGCAGGGGCCAGAGAAGAGAAAGTTCTTAGGGTGCTTCACCGGGGTGCCGTTCATGAGGTGTCACGTGTACAGATCATCAGTGTCGCCAATCCCACTACCACTTCCTCGTCACATCAAATTGCACAAACACATGAGTAG